DNA from Rosa rugosa chromosome 6, drRosRugo1.1, whole genome shotgun sequence:
TGATAAATCTAAACCTGTAAGTACACCTCTTGCCTCTCATTTCAAGCTTAAATCTACTATGTCTCCTAGCACTGATGATGATATGCAATATATGGCTAAAGTTCCTTATGCTAGTGTTGTTGGTAGTTTGATGTACTGTATGGTGTGTACTAGACCTGACATTTCACAGGCCTTAAGTGTGGTGAGCAGATATATGCATAACCCAGGTAAAAGCCATTGGCAAGCAGTGAAATGGATTCTACGGTATATTCTTGGTACTGTGGATGTTGGAATTGTGTTTCAGCAGGATAAGATGAGTCAGTGTGTTGTTGGATATGTGGACTCTGATTTCGCAGGTGATTTGGATAAGTGCCGATCTACTACAGCTTATGTGTTTACTCTTGCTAGTGGAGCGGTGAGTTGGAAGTCGAACTTGCAATCTACTATTGCTTTGTCGACTACAGAAGCTGAATACATGGCGGTAACAGAGGGTGCAAAAGAAGCAGTTTGGCTTCGTGGTTTACTTGAGGACTTGGGAATAATTCAAGATTATGTGGATCTCTATTGTGATAGTCAGAGTGCTATTCATTTGGCAGAGAACCAGGTTACTCATGCTCGCACTAAacatatcaatgtcaaatttcacAAGATTCGTCAACTGGTGGAGGATGGTGATATAGAGCTCCTGAAAGTTGGAACTGAAGAAAATCCTGCTGATATGTTGACCAAACCAGTTCCATTGAGCAAGTTCAAGCATTGCTTGAACTTGATTGGTGTTTGTAGCATTTGATCTTCCCTACGGGGATGTCGGAGCGGCAAATTGGTATGTGATATTCTACTTGTGATATTATTGTATCAAGTGaagccaaggtggagattgttgttGTTGACTTCACTTAAATGATTGGCTTAGTCAAAAGTTGTCTCCCATGTGAACTAGCTGCATATGCTAGGTGAATGAAGTTGGCACAGCCGAAAGAATTGAAAATTCTTTGGAGTAGGTAGCCACATGTTTCCTTCATTCCATGTGTGCATGCATGTGCAAAGTAATTATACACATGCAAACAAACAAGGGAATTATTGCAGCCGTATGAAGCCATAGAAagagatagagaaagaaaaaaggaagtcaaaaagaaacaaaagaagaatgaaTATGTTTCTTTGACATTGACAGCCAAGATGTGATAGAATCGGAAGCAAAGAGAAATAAAAGCAGAGAGCAAAGAGAAACAGATTGAAGAGAAGGGAGAAACATAAATTGAAAGCCATCCTTGAATACTCTGTCTTTCCTCTCCTTTTGGAGACTTAGCAATTCCATAGTTGAAGCTTCTTAAGcttagttgttggtgttgttaagtattgtatatgagaagtaagaattcttcttcttctctatttgaaTCAGAGGAGAGttaataggtttgggtgtattggggatttgggtagagagagttgttcataaactctaattgtatgtttctccaaattgatcatagtggaatatcttgccggctccgaaagtggatgtagctcaatcacactgattgagtgaaccactataaatcttggtgttctttgtggtttgtttattaggtgtttttgctttgtttgttactgttgaattcatatcaataccttgtttgttacgcttccgcacaacagAGAAATACAATTGAACTAGTCTTGGATTTGCCACGTCTAAGGAAGCAGGTAGTAACTCAAAATAATTAACTCCCTCATCTTCTCCAATTGCAATTAATCCACCGGAAGAAGACAAGTTAATTTGGTCAACCTCTTCTTCTGGCACACTCACGGCAAGAGAGGCTTTTCATTTTGTAAGGCCTTCTCTACCTACGGTGGATTGGGGTCGATTGTTTTGGTGTAAGTATGTGGCACCTCGTATGTCAATTTTAGTTTTGAAGGTACTGAGGGGAAGGGTGCTAACTGAAGACTTTTTACAATGACGTGGTGTCTCTTTGTGTTCAATGTATCTATTATGTCGACAACAGACGGAGTCCAAAGAGCATGTCTTTCTTCACTGCCCATATGCAAGGTCTATATGATCTTATATGTTGGACAAATTTGAGTTGGGTTGCATTCCTAATTCATTACATGAGCTATTTTCATTGGGTTTAATGATTGGTCGCAGCCCCCAATTgagagaattatgggttgctTGTTTCTGTGCCTCTCTTTTGATTCATCTCCAAGCTTCATTAATCAGTTTTGTTTAAGAGATAAGTTGGGTCTCTCTAATTTTCGTTTTAGatgagttttttgtttttgttttggaaggCAGGATGTTGTTTGTCATTCATTTTTCGTAGTACTTTACATCTGGGAAGTGTAGGATATTTACTTGTATttatctttatttttaataaatcttTTACCTCGCATTTGCgaggtttgattcaaaaaaaaaaaaactcaaaataattAACTCCTTTATATTCAGAAGCAGGTAAAGATTGTACGACGATAATGACTTGAAATACACTTGATAAGACGGACAAATGGAAAAAGAACTATTATATAAAGCCACCGTAGCAACCTCAAAAGCCTTATAAGATATTATACATACTAGCAATTCACATACGCGATGCGTGTAAAACACATATGCGATCTTTAATCGGTTGTGGAAATAATAATTCTTCTCAGGAATATAATATGATAAAAAACAATTACTAATATGATAACAATATTATCATAGCTGTTCGTTTATATCTGGGGTAAGaattatctcaaaaaaaaaaaatatctgggGTAAGAAAAGGCGCTTCTGCTCTTACTTTTCTCTTCTAATTGCAAGTTTGTCTTCGTGTCTCATACTATGTTGGGTGGGCATATCTGTCTTTCGGCAATGGAAGGGGACGACGAAAGGACCTTGTCCTGCTTTTTCTTCTGCAATTTCAGGTTGTTCTTGGTGTTTGGCACTATGTCGGCTGGGCATATGTATCTTTGCGGAGTTGAAGACGTCGTGGTGGGGTTTAGAAAGACAAACAACAAAGCTGATCTGTACTATTCGGAAAGCCTCCATCCAAATCAAGGTTCACTGTGAGTCGGTGatcaagaacaagaacagtGACAACTCGGTGAGACTTTAGTTCTAAAAgaaggagttttttttttttttttttctgcaaaagGTAGACAGcaatattttgattcgtgattagCTTGGCATAGAAAACAAACTCAGGAGAAAGAGATCACTCAACAAATGAAGTTCAGATTATTACCTTTTGATTAAATCGGAGTCAAAAGTGATTATTAAATTACTATAAATCTGAACTTCATTTGTTGAGTGATCTCTTTCTCCTGAGTTTGTTTTCTATGCCTGTCTCAATTGTTCTATTTCGGCTTTATTCAGTTTGGCATGCATGTAGTTTTTGATATGCAGAATAActacaaatgcatatatgtacCTCAATGATATAAGTGTAGGGTTTTCTATCAAGGGAAAATGAAAGCACAGAAGTGACTGAGAAAATTATTCACTTACTTGATCAAACTGTCTGAGAAGTCTCCTGATCCATTTCAAACCAGCCAGCAAAATTTTTGTACGCATTTGATTTGTTTGCTCTATTTCTTTCAGCAAAATTGTTTGAGGGAGGTTAGCTCTATTTCtttcagcaatttttttttttttttttttggatgattttgatttttgtacGCATTTGATtagtttgttcttgattgtgtAGAATGACTTTATGAGCATTTTTGTGTAACTTATAAGCTTTTGTTGTGAAAAGATTTGAACTTTGTTTGTTAGACAGTTTATATGTTGTGCATTATGTGTTAAAGGGACTTCATTTGTGATATGGTTTTTGCGGCACAAGTCTTTCTTGAAGCAGATGCCTGTAATGTTTTATCAATCATGGGCCAAtaatctttgttttctttatgcaTAGAACCTGAAAGTGGGTACTGCTCTCTTGCCACATTTTTTCAATATAACAAGTAGCTTATCTGTTTATCAAGTTTACAGCTTTATTATATTGTATATGGCACTGCTATGGTACCAAGATTTAGCAGAGCATATTTGACAAAAAATGACTCTTTTCATATTATTCTTTGTAGACTAATTTTAAAGGGTTCTTGACAGACCTTTTTAGAGTTAGAGTTTATATTCACTGTTGTGATTTGCTGTCAGTGAATTTTAAGTTCAAATATTAGAAATGGAGAGTATCTATCTTATTTATTTTGATTGTGAGTATCTGTGATGTGGTTGGATATTAGAATATTAGGATTTTCTGTGCATATTATGTAGGATTTGGTTGGAGTGGATTTGATGTGTTGTTGTACCCTGGTTTGTCCTGATGGGAATCAAATCTGCTTCAGATTCCACAAGCATTGAAAAGGTTTTTATTGGGATTTTGTTTATGGTTTGTTTCTCAGTTAAGGAATGCTTCCAAATTACAATGGCGTGATCATGCCCTCTTGGTGCGTGTTTTTCACACAATGCTCAATGCACTACTGATAAGAGAAATGAATGCCTTTattgtgttatatatatatatatatatatatatatatatatatatatatatttatatttatatttgtttgtttggGTGCAAGTGTTTTAAGtgtttgttttatatatatatatatatttttatttgtttgtttgtatcATGATCTTCATACTGATTAATTTGTTAAAATTTTCCAATTTATCAACACAAatatctttcttctttccttcttttgttaattaaaggtcatttaattcaattttttataTATCAAACTTGATTTCATTCTGTAGTGTCTGCTGTGACTTCTGAATATATACAGAAACCAAATCTTTTTGGCACTGTGAAATAATGACAGCAAACCAAAACTACAGTATTTGTTATATAGTATATAGGTCAACGAAAAACTTTTCAGTATAGTCAATACATGAATGTAGGTGTTATATTGGGTGAATGACATTTTGATTGTTATCAACTAAGATCTCTATCATTAACTCATCCTTTTACCATACCATACTTAGTTCTGTTGAAACTAAGCTAAAAGGTAGATACTTGGGTAATATCTAAGCTAAAAGGTAGGCATAATATCTGATTGCTTTACAAAGCCTTTTCTTCCATTAGTGATGCCatgtttggttttggttttcttatGTTTAAAATTCTGATGGACGTCTAATCTCTGTACATCACAGGCTATTCTCATGTGGGACAAATAAAGAAGGGGATTCATACTTGGTGGAGTGGAATGAAAGTGAAGGAGCTGTAAAGCGTACCTATCATGGTCTTGGGAAGCGGACTGTTGGGGTTGTGCAGTTTGATACCACCAAGAATTGATTCTTGGCTACTGGTGATGAGTTCATGGTTAAATTATGGGACATGGACAATGTTAACCTTTTGACAAGTACAGATGCAGATGGTGGACTGCCGGTAGGCATTACatcatgtttatttatttatttattttaataaaatCGTTCTTTCCAACTAATCATCATGGTCTTAAAATTCTGCAGGCTTCTCCTTCTATTAGATTTAACAAAGAAGGAATACTGTTAGCTGTCTCAACAAATGACAATGGTATTAAAATCCTAGCAAATTCAGATGGAATTAGGTTGCTGAGAACAGTGGATGCTTCCAGAGCTGCTTCTGTGGCTGTTGTGAAGGTAAAGTTTCATTTTGGCATATCTTTAGATTTGTTAGCTTTCTTTGGTGATATTCACAATGTGCGTCTGCTTCATTAATATGCAGGCCTCAGCAATAGGAACATTTGGATCGTCTAACATTACTGTTGGAACAGGCATTGGAGATCGAGCAGCTCCAGTGCCAGCCATGGTTGGACTGGTGAGTGTCATGATTCTCTCTCATGGGTGACTCAAATCCCAGAAGAAATCCATATAAATCAATGCTAACGTAGCTACACATGTTACTGTCATGAATTTGTTATTTGATGGTAAGTCCTCAGAAAGCATGCTCCTATTCAGTTCCGCATGCCATAATAAGCACACTTGATCTTTCTAATATCTTAAAATTTAAACAGTCCAGTAGTACAATTGCTTTCTGATGTTTCAGATTGTATAGTGCATGTTTTTCTGTTTCATAATTGTTAGTTTATTACATGGAATAAGAACCTGTAGGTTGTTTAGCATTATTACTAAAAGGCATTTCCAAATCAAAACACTGCTGATGACAAACTTATGGTGAAGGAATATTAAGCCTATATATATGTCAACAGGTGAATTGAAAGTATAAATAAAACTATATTTGTTCCTTTTATTTAGGTCGAGTTAAATGGAGCACTTGAAACCCTGTGTTAGCAAGGATTTGGTGCATGGTCATATAGAATGTTGGGATTTTGTCTGCAAGCCTTTTCCATCATATCTGCTTTCCTTATTCTATAGAGTACATCATTCCAGGGTTGTATACAGAATTACAGATCGAATTAAAATATGTTCATGAACACACCAAGTCGAACAAGTCAGAGATAATAATCTGTGCCATTAAGTAACCTCAATGCAATATCTCTGCAAGCCAAAGCAAAAgccaaaaaaatgaagaaaaaagaacaaaaaaactcAGAATGAAGTTCAATAGATTCTGAAAGTTAGATCAAGCAAATACACTTTTTGGTTTAGATAGCAATATAGCCTATAAACCAATGAAGTTCTATAGCATTCAAAAGGTAGTCCCGATGTTAAAGTTTGGATCTTTTAAGTGtatggtttctgggttttatgGGGTTTTCAGATTTTGAATTGAAATGGCTGGAATGGGTAGGAAAGTTTAGAACTTTGGGGTTACCTTTTGCTTTCTAGGTTTTTTAGGTTTCAAATGGAAAAGGGTAGTCTAAAGTCTGCATGTGGTCCCAGCGCTGCCTCACCTTCCCTGTCATACAGTCATATTCCGACGAGCCATTAAAAAGTACTCGGGTCTTCTTCACTCACTCAGCCACTTCTAATTTTCTGTATCTGCATGCGTCAATTATGACATTCAATTGATGATTTCGGATTTTAGATCAACGGCATCCTTTCGCTACAAAATGTTGAATCAACTAGCATAAAGCACAACAGAAGAGCATGTGACTGCTGCAAGAACAGAACATATTGAAGTTTCATAACATACTTACAGAACCAGTATTTGCAGGAAATATAAGGAAAAAGAGCAACGACAGCAGCAGCATCACATGCATTATGGAGAAGGAAACCACTATATTGAAGGCTGAAGAGCTCAATAAGAAGCATCAACAAGTTGATCATATTGAATTGATACATTAGATCCCTGGCAGCGGACAAGTTCATGAACTTTTGAAAGCTACTTCAGACCCATCTGCCAATGTTCTCGACATCGTGCTTTACTTTTCAAGGGTAGATGTTGGTTATCATAAGTGATAGTGTCTTCAGGCGGTACTTTTTTGTTATGCTTGATGTCTTTTGGCTGTCCCATATACTGAAATCTTAGGCCATTTTGATATGTGCTACCATGATTTAGGGATAAAACCTTGAACTTAAGTACATAGCAGTTTAGACAAACAATTTTTTTCGTATGCAGCAAAAGAAATAACTAAGAAATTGAAATTCTTACTTTTTCAAGAAATTTCTATTTCAGCAGATATTAAGTTTATAGGCCTAACGGAAAGATTAGGGGTATTTCAGCAGAGATAAAATCGCACCACCAGCGGGAAGAGGTAATTGATAATCATTCTCTGAGATTATGAGTTCTCTTGGTTCAAGCATCGAAATGTCAGAGTCTAAGTTCAAGAATGTAACTTTTTTGATAATTTCAGGACGACAAAGTACtagatgaagaaattgaagaggacGAGATGTTCTGGAATCAGGAGGCTCTTAAAgaggtaatatttttttttctcttctctttcttttttttgaagttttgtTTACTGTAATTTGTACTACTGTACACTGTTTGTAATTTACGTTCATGAATGGATATTGTggtaggaggaagaagatgataaCTATGAAGTGGAGCTGAAGTTGCTGATGTGTTTGATAATGACTTTATTAAAGATGTGAGTTCTCTTCTAACAGGGCTCAAATTGTTTACTTTAATTTCAAGTTTTCTAGCATTTTAGAGGAAATGTGTGAGTTTAAATTACCTCTATCGATTTGTTTGTGCAATTGATTGGGAACTAAGCTGTGATTATTTTGAGTTGACGTCGACAGATCTTTGTATTTCCTTTGATTATGTATTTTACAAACTTAATAATTAATACCTGAAGTCACCAACTGGTGTATAAGAAATTATGCTGATTTTGGGGTTTTACTAATTTTGAATCAATTTGGCACCTTAAAAAAACAAATGGTGAGCAATGTTCAATTAGCATTTTAATTAGTACTTGGAAATTGGAAGTACAGAATATCTTTTGCAAGGCTATAGATTGTGTTAATATTAATTATAGTTGGCTTAAGACTATCAGTTCCTAAGCTGGATTGAGCGATGCTGTGATTTGGTGTTGAAGCATCTTTCAGTCATGCAGAAACAAAGGTATGTTGCTACTCTCTTAATACACTATTTGTCTCTGTCTCACTAAATGTACTAATACATATTATGACTTTTCCAGATGCTGATGAAAAAAGTTGATGCATTGATGAAAGCCATGGAGCGGAGTCtatgaaaataaagagaaaagcCGTAGCTAAAGATAAAGAAGCTGCAGCAGCCAAGGTGAATGCTAACAAAAAACTCATCTAAGAGGTTGTAATTACTTTTCAACAGCCTCAATACCATTCTTTCCTTTTGTATTTTGCTTCTGTAGCAGCATCCCTTTCaaatattaaaattttgattgaCTTCTAATTGCTGGGGGTAACAAAAGCATCTTGAATGTTTGCTTACACTAGATTTATTGAAGATCATGTGGATATTTAGTCTTTATGAGCAATGTGTcctatttttttatattaagaATAATCCAACTACTGTATACTACTACAGctaaattaataaactacaaaacccgcagcaaagcgcgggcacaTTACCTAGTTCTGTACTAATTGTAAGCTAATTGACCCGCTCTCTGCCATATTCATAAAATTAACAAATTATTATAGGATATTATCCGCTTCAAATTAAGGGTGCAAGCCTTTTTACCTCTTACCTTTTAGCATTAAGAAGACGAGTATACTAGTAGTAGTAAGTTTCAATTGACTATTTTTTTTGGGGTCTTGCTAGATGAATCcatcaaagatgtaaatatatCTAGCAGACAGCATTTAAAAAATAGTCATCTAATTTCCACTTTTAATGCCATAATTGTACCCAACAATCTTCATCCCTTCCCCCACCAACTCTCCATCATATTGTTCCAACCTTCAACATTGATCTCTCCTTAGTGCCCATACGATCCAATTCTATATAAACTTTAAAGTTATTGATGATTTTTATCAATTGTCTGACTAAGAATTTCTCCATCAAAAAGTTTCTTTCTTAGATGATTCATCTAATTGTAGAATTTTCATTTGGGACTTTAGGTGTTGAAGATTTCAACATTTTGAACATTAGATTATGGGTTTCTTGAAGTGGCAGTCACCATTAGTCATAATTTTTTTAGTCATTTGCTCATACATAGCATAGCTTGTGTGTTAATCTATTTCAAGCTCTTCTAATTGaaagacttcgtcacgagagagggagggagaatCATTTGCTCATATATAGCTTAGCTTGGGTGTTTAATCTATTTCAagcaaaaaaattgatttagtgCTGCAATCAATGTAGTCGTATTCTGCACTACTATTATCACCTTTGAAAATTTTGAGCTGGGCCTATTTCCTCAATGAGTTGTCGAATTTGAAATTAAATTATGTGATGCTGGAAGATTAGAGAATCAATCCATTCTTCAGAGAGCACAACACCATAATGGTTATTTaaatttgggatttttttttttttttttttgagatttgaGACGTTGTGAGTTGAAAGGCTCAGCTTGACCATGGGTAAGAACTCCCAAGTGTAAGCGGATATTACAAAGAAGATATTTATCTAGGATTCATTAAGGTACGTACATCAATATGTCGATACAACAAGTGGTCAATCAATTAAGATTTAGATTAACTCCATGGATTAGAGACTAGTTTGGGACTGCTCCACCTTTGTATCAAACTAAGTGCACATGATGTATCGATATATTAATGTACTGTAAAAATGGTAGAACTTCCCATTTAACACAAAACTCGGAGGTTAATTGAGTAAGAAGGAACATAGATCTGTAAAGCAAGATTTGTTTAGGgggaaaaaagaagagaggaaCATAAAGCTCTACAAAGAAGGATAATGGATTCCATACTATTATGTGAAAAGTTCAACAACTTAATCTGACAACACAATCGTTTTACTCAAGATAGATTTCTTGGAGAAGGTTCACATAGTACTCAAGAGATCTAGGAAATAAATCTGCAAACTTTTTGTTCCTAGAGCTTTTATATAAACCAAGTGGAATGGAGTATCACACAATGGAGCTCATGGTATTCTGAAATCCCCAGTGATAGCAAAGAGTTAGGTACTTAGGTTTAGAATTTAGAAACCCGTGTTTTCCATGACTCCGACCCTTTGGAACATGGAAGATGTAAAGTGATTCTCGACAATTCCCCTTCTGGAAATGTTTCCAATTCTGAACATAGACTTGAGAGATGGGAGAAGCGTTGGCATCTGCTCCATCAGTGACCCCCTTTTTCAGTAAGATCCTCCAATTCAGCACGCTCTTTttctaaaatataaacaaacaaaaaagaaaaatattagaatgacATAAAGATTGATAACTACCAaaacaaaaagatgaaaaagttAGCAAATTTGACAACTACCAACTGTCGGTTTCCGAAAATTGAAAGAAGAGGTAAAACATTATACACCATCACTTGCCTAGCAAACTTTATTTATTCAATAGAACAGTAGAAACGGCACTACAGCAAGACAT
Protein-coding regions in this window:
- the LOC133714298 gene encoding topless-related protein 4-like; translation: MVKLWDMDNVNLLTSTDADGGLPASPSIRFNKEGILLAVSTNDNGIKILANSDGIRLLRTVDASRAASVAVVKASAIGTFGSSNITVGTGIGDRAAPVPAMVGLINGILSLQNVESTSIKHNRRACDCCKNRTY